The Argentina anserina chromosome 3, drPotAnse1.1, whole genome shotgun sequence genome includes a region encoding these proteins:
- the LOC126788745 gene encoding glucan endo-1,3-beta-glucosidase 13, protein MRKNIWVLQYFLLFMGCYLGLTMGAGVEERLDGAVPATTLSPPEGNTTFLDGTTWCVAVAGVSQVDLQNALDWACGLGMADCKAIQEGGPCYDPDTLLSHASFAFNSYYQQNGNSDIACNFGGTAAVTKYNPSYGKCSYAAPGSVGSAAPPLLSSIWWWKLALLCLLPLCLGS, encoded by the exons ATGAGAAAGAACATTTGGGTTTTGCAGTACTTCCTGTTGTTCATGGGATGCTATCTTG GTTTGACGATGGGAGCTGGTGTGGAAGAGAGACTAGATGGTGCAGTACCGGCAACCACATTGTCACCACCAGAAGGGAACACTACATTTCTTGATGGCACAACATGGTGTGTGGCTGTCGCTGGTGTCTCTCAAGTTGATCTGCAGAATGCATTAGATTGGGCCTGTGGACTTGGAATGGCAGACTGCAAGGCCATCCAAGAAGGCGGTCCCTGTTATGACCCAGACACTCTCCTATCTCATGCTTCATTTGCTTTCAATAGTTACTATCAACAGAATGGAAATTCTGATATTGCTTGCAATTTTGGGGGCACTGCTGCTGTCACTAAATATAACCCAA GTTATGGAAAATGTAGCTATGCTGCTCCTGG ATCTGTAGGCTCTGCAGCACCTCCATTGTTGAGCTCCATTTGGTGGTGGAAACTCGCTCTCCTTTGTTTACTACCTCTGTGTCTAGGAAGCTGA
- the LOC126788631 gene encoding photosystem I reaction center subunit psaK, chloroplastic, with the protein MAAATMTTSLPQFNGLRPKISSNVQSLAAVQPMRRKSQGALGARCDFIGSPTNLIMVTTTSLMLFAGRFGLAPSANRKATAGLKLEIRDSGLQTGDPAGFTLADTLACGTVGHIIGVGVVLGLKNMGAL; encoded by the exons ATGGCAGCAGCTACTATGACTACTTCTCTCCCCCAGTTCAATGGGTTGAGACCCAAGATCTCATCCAATGTACAGAGCTTG GCTGCTGTGCAACCAATGAGGCGCAAGAGCCAAGGTGCTTTGGGAGCTCGCTGTGACTTCATTGGTTCACCCACCAATTTA ATCATGGTGACTACTACAAGCCTGATGTTGTTTGCTGGGAGATTCGGATTGGCACCATCTGCAAACAGGAAGGCAACAGCAGGATTGAAGCTGGAAATCAGGGACTCAGGTCTTCAGACTGGTGACCCAGCTGGGTTCACCCTTGCTGATACCTTGGCTTGTGGGACTGTAGGTCACATCATTGGGGTTGGGGTTGTTCTTGGCCTCAAGAACATGGGTGCTCTGTAA
- the LOC126786657 gene encoding DNA damage-binding protein 1, whose amino-acid sequence MSVWNYVVTAHKPTNVTHSCVGNFTGPQELNLIIAKCTRIEIHLLTALGLQPVLDVPIYGRIATLKLFRPHGEAQDFLFIATERYKFCVLQWDVETQELITKAMGDVSDRIGRPTDSGQIGIIDPDCRLIGLHLYDGLFKVIPFDNKGQLKEAFNIRLEELQVLDIKFLYGCSKPTIVVLYQDNKDARHAKTYEVALKDKDFVEGPWSRNNLDNGAELLIPVPPPLCGVLIIGEETIVYCSANAFKAIPIRPSITRAYGRVDADGSRYLLGDHAGLLHLLVITHEKEKVTGLKIELLGETSITSTISYLDNAFVYIGSSYGDSQLVKLNLQPDAKGSYVEVLERYVNLGPIVDFCVVDLERQGQGQVVTCSGAYKDGSLRVVRNGIGINEQASVELQGIKGMWSLRSSTDDPHDFFLIVSFISETRILAMNMEDELEETEIEGFSSQVQTLFCHDAVFNQLVQVTSSSVRLVSSTSRDLKNEWHAPAGYSINVATANATQVLLATGGKHLVYLEIGDGVLIEKKYVQLDFEISCLDINPIGENPNYSQLAAVGMWTDISVQIYSLPDLNRITKEHLGGEIIPRSVLLCAFEGVSYLLCALGDGHLLNFTLNTTTGELTDRKKVSLGTQPITLRTFSSKSTTHVFAASDRPTVIYSSNKKLLYSNVNLKEVSHMCPFNSAAFPDSLAIAKEGELTIGTIDDIQKLHIRSIPLGEHARRICHQEQSRTFAICSVKNNQTGAEDSETHFIRLLDDQSFDLVTYYQLDAFENACSILSCSFSDDSNVYYCVGTAYVLPEENEPTKGRILVFLVEDGKLQLIAEKETKGSVYSLNAFNGKLLAAINQKIQLYKWTLRDDGTRELQSECGHHGHILALYVQTRGDFIVVGDLMKSISLLIYKHEEGAIEERARDYNANWMSAVEILDDDVYLGAENFYNLFTVRKNSDGATDEERGRLEVVGEYHLGEFVNRFRHGSLVMRLPDSDVGQIPTVIFGTVNGVIGVIASLPQEQYSFLEKLQTNLRKVIKGVGGLSHEQWRSFCNEKKTSDTKNFLDGDLIESFLDLSRGKMDEISKQINVPVEELCKRVEELTRLH is encoded by the exons ATGAGCGTCTGGAACTACGTCGTCACGGCCCATAAGCCCACCAACGTCACCCATTCCTGCGTCGGCAATTTCACCGGCCCTCAGGAGCTCAACCTCATCATTGC GAAATGCACGCGGATCGAAATTCACTTGCTCACTGCTCTAGGTTTGCAG CCTGTCTTGGATGTGCCGATATATGGAAGAATTGCAACCCTTAAACTCTTTCGGCCACAT GGTGAGGCGCAGGATTTTCTGTTTATtgcaacagaaagatacaagTTTTGTGTCCTTCAGTGGGATGTTGAAACACAGGAGCTAATTACTAA GGCAATGGGGGATGTCTCAGATCGTATAGGTCGTCCTACAGACAGTGGTCAG ATTGGCATTATAGATCCAGATTGCAGATTAATTGGACTTCATTTGTATGATGGCTTGTTTAAG GTTATTCCTTTTGACAATAAGGGACAGCTGAAGGAAGCATTTAACATTAG GCTTGAGGAACTACAAGTTTTAGATATCAAGTTTCTTTATGGCTGTTCAAAGCCCACAATTGTAGTTCTTTACCAG GATAACAAGGATGCTCGGCATGCCAAAACTTATGAGGTTGCTCTGAAGGATAAAGATTTTGTCGAGGGTCCTTGGTCACGAAACAACCTTGACAATGGAGCTGAATTGTTAATACCGGTTCCTCCACCACTTTGCGGTGTTCTTATTATAGGAGAGGAAACAATTGTTTACTGCAGTGCCAATGCATTTAAAGCAATCCCCATAAGACCT TCGATCACTAGAGCTTATGGAAGAGTGGATGCAGATGGTTCTAGGTATTTACTTGGTGATCATGCTGGGCTACTTCACCTGCTTGTTATCACCCATGAGAAAGAAAA ggTGACTGGACTCAAAATTGAGCTCTTGGGCGAAACATCTATTACATCTACAATCTCATATCTTGATAATGCATTCGTCTATATTGGATCAAGCTATGGTGACTCACAG CTTGTAAAGCTAAATCTACAACCGGATGCAAAAGGTTCATATGTTGAAGTTCTGGAAAGGTACGTTAATTTGGGGCCAATAGTTGACTTCTGTGTGGTTGATCTTGAGAGACAAGGCCAAGGTCAAGTGGTAACTTGCTCTGGTGCTTACAAAGACGGTTCTCTTCGTGTCGTTCGAAATGGGATTGGAATAAACGAACAG GCATCAGTTGAGCTTCAAGGTATCAAAGGAATGTGGTCATTAAGATCTTCCACTGATGATCCGCATGACTTCTTCCTGATTGTTAGTTTTATCAGCGAGACTCGTATCTTGGCAATGAACATGGAGGATGAGCTGGAAGAAACCGAGATAGAAGGCTTCTCTTCTCAAGTGCAGACTCTATTTTGCCACGATGCTGTCTTCAATCAACTTGTGCAG GTTACTTCAAGCTCAGTACGGCTAGTCAGCTCAACATCTAGAGATCTGAAGAATGAGTGGCATGCTCCAGCAGGCTATTCGATAAATGTAGCGACAGCTAATGCCACCCAG GTTTTATTGGCAACTGGAGGAAAACATTTAGTTTATTTAGAAATTGGTGACGGGGTATTAATAGAGAAGAAGTATGTACAATTGGACTTTGAGATCTCTTGCCTTGACATAAATCCCATAGGTGAAAATCCTAATTATAGTCAGCTAGCAGCTGTTGGGATGTGGACAGATATAAGCGTACAAATATACTCTCTTCCTGATCTGAACCGCATCACAAAGGAGCATTTGGGAGGAGAGATCATTCCTCGTTCTGTTCTTCTGTGTGCTTTTGAAGGG gTATCATATCTGCTTTGTGCCCTTGGTGATGGACACCTCTTAAACTTTACATTGAACACAACTACTGGGGAGTTAACAGACAGGAAGAAAGTCTCTCTTGGGACGCAGCCCATTACACTGCGTACGTTCTCATCTAAGAGTACTACACATGTGTTCGCTGCATCGGATAGACCTACCGTCATCTACAGTAGTAACAAGAAACTGCTTTACAGCAATGTAAATCTGAAAGAAGTGAGCCATATGTGTCCATTCAACTCTGCTGCTTTCCCAGACAG CCTTGCAATTGCTAAAGAAGGTGAACTTACCATTGGCACAATTGATGACATCCAGAAGCTTCATATCCGTTCTATTCCTCTAGGGGAGCATGCACGCCGCATCTGTCATCAGGAGCAGTCCAGAACGTTTGCAATATGTAGTGTAAAAAATAATCAGACTGGGGCTGAAGATTCCGAAACACACTTCATTCGATTGTTAGATGACCAAAGTTTTGATCTTGTGACTTATTATCAACTTGATGCTTTTGAGAATGCCTGTTCCATACTCAGCTGTTCCTTCTCAGATGATAGTAATGTATATTACTGTGTTGGGACTGCATATGTTCTGCCAGAAGAAAATGAGCCAACCAAG GGTCGCATTCTGGTTTTCCTAGTAGAAGATGGGAAGCTGCAGCTCATTGCTGAAAAGGAAACCAAGGGATCTGTTTATTCTTTGAATGCTTTCAATGGAAAACTACTTGCTGCCATCaatcaaaagatacaattATACAAGTGGACACTCCGGGATGATGGTACTCGTGAGCTGCAGTCTGAATGTGGACATCATGGTCACATACTTGCCCTCTACGTACAAACTCGTGGAGACTTCATTGTGGTTGGCGATCTAATGAAGTCGatttcattattaatatataag CATGAGGAAGGTGCCATCGAGGAGCGAGCGCGGGACTACAATGCAAATTGGATGTCTGCTGTAGAGATCCTTGATGATGATGTTTACCTTGGCGCTGAAAATTTTTACAACCTCTTCACTGTTAGGAAAAATAGTGACGGTGCGACTGATGAGGAACGGGGCCGTCTTGAGGTTGTTGGTGAGTATCACCTCGGGGAATTTGTCAATCGGTTTCGGCATGGTTCTCTTGTCATGCGCTTGCCAGATTCTGATGTGGGTCAGATTCCTACTGTGATATTTGGCACTGTAAATGGTGTAATTGGGGTCATTGCTTCACTTCCTCAAGAACAATATTCCTTTCTAGAGAAGCTTCAGACAAACTTGAGGAAGGTGATAAAAGGTGTTGGAGGATTGAGCCATGAGCAGTGGAGATCATTCTGCAACGAGAAGAAGACCTCAGACACCAAAAATTTCTTAGACGGTGATCTTATTGAGTCATTCCTTGATCTCAGCCGTGGGAAGatggatgaaatttcaaaacaaattaaTGTTCCTGTGGAAGAGCTGTGCAAAAGAGTAGAAGAGCTCACAAGGTTGCACTGA
- the LOC126786243 gene encoding uncharacterized protein LOC126786243 yields MKEEEVNRCQIQEWYPKFKSVSIKTRIHELPESFVQYLLDDSGPFLLPVSISNEDALPNRIHNPEEEDDYQVIEGSDDESEQPSLPPSFPELELEIKESIAFLGGAVFPKLNWSAPKDSAWISTTGTLRCSSFSEIALLLRSSDSLVHDLCHAYDSCSDKTSSRPRSFCLALRKWYPSLQPEMEFRCFVRNQNLVGISQREATTFYPSLLESKQHLGVLIGDFFMEYLRSRFESENYTFDVYVTKDQRVKVMDFNPWGAFTLPLMFTWEELEQDDNEQGDGVDFRIVKSQCGVRPGLKTAVPYDYVDTSSGSGWDQLFRNANEELQRQSRSPEAGA; encoded by the coding sequence atgaaggaagaagaagtgaATCGATGCCAGATACAAGAATGGTACCCAAAGTTTAAATCTGTGTCTATCAAAACGCGGATCCATGAGCTTCCAGAATCCTTTGTCCAGTATCTTCTTGATGATTCTGGGCCCTTCCTTCTTCCAGTTTCTATCTCAAATGAAGATGCCTTACCCAACAGAATTCATAAtccggaggaggaagatgactATCAAGTGATAGAAGGATCTGATGATGAGTCAGAGCAGCCTTCTTTGCCTCCTTCTTTTCCTGAGCTTGAGTTGGAGATTAAGGAATCTATTGCATTTCTTGGAGGTGCTGTGTTCCCGAAGCTGAATTGGAGTGCACCAAAAGATTCTGCTTGGATTAGCACAACTGGGACCCTCAGATGCTCCTCCTTCAGTGAGATTGCACTGTTGCTACGATCATCTGACTCACTGGTGCATGATTTGTGTCATGCTTATGATTCCTGCAGTGACAAAACCTCTTCACGGCCCAGGAGCTTTTGCCTTGCTCTCCGTAAATGGTACCCATCTCTTCAGCCAGAGATGGAATTCCGCTGCTTTGTAAGGAATCAGAATCTTGTTGGAATTTCCCAACGCGAGGCCACAACCTTCTACCCTTCTCTGCTTGAAAGCAAACAGCATCTTGGAGTGTTGATTGGAGACTTCTTTATGGAATATTTAAGGTCAAGATTCGAGTCAGAAAATTACACCTTTGATGTATACGTAACAAAGGACCAGCGAGTTAAGGTTATGGATTTCAACCCTTGGGGTGCATTTACACTGCCTCTGATGTTTACATGGGAGGAACTGGAACAGGATGATAATGAACAAGGGGATGGCGTGGACTTCAGAATTGTAAAGAGCCAGTGTGGTGTCAGGCCAGGTTTGAAGACAGCAGTACCCTACGATTATGTGGACACTAGCTCCGGGAGTGGCTGGGACCAGTTGTTCAGGAATGCTAATGAAGAGTTGCAACGACAAAGTAGGTCTCCTGAAGCAGGTGCTTAA